The nucleotide window GTACGCCTTTGGCAAAAGATGGGTTTTCAAATCGTCGGCACGCTCCACGGCGCATTCAATCATTCAGTCCTCGGATACGTCGATGCCCACATCATGTACAAAGAACTCGTAACATGACATTCCATTGCATCCGAGCCACGGGTCATGCGTGTTCTGAAATTAACTTTATTCGATACAGCCCGGTGAACGGGGCGTTCGATACATACTTTAGAGATGCTTCAAGTCGATCGAAATGCCCGATCGAAGTCTGAGTAGTGACCTGGAATGCCTCCATCGAGCGTTCCGAATTGAGGTGGATAAATCGTTGAGCCTTATCGCTACTTGTTGATTCGGCGTAGCTCACTAACGCTACAGCCGGTTTTTTTGCGTAGCAATGTGCGTAACGTGACGCCATCAAGATAACCAACTGCTTCGGCGATCGCTTCAACACTGGTGTCCGTGGTCTGAAGACGATAAATCGCCTGCTCAATTCTTAAATCCTGAACAAATGCAATGGGCGTGCGGCCCAGCACATCCCGACACCGTCGCTGTAGGGTGCGTTCGCTCACCGCCATTGCGTTTGCGGCATCGGTCATCGTAAAGCTGGTGAGGTTTTGTCGCACCCAATGCTGGAAGCGTTCGATGAGTGAGTCATTGTGCGCTAAATGATTGGCAATGGCATAGACGGCTTGCGAGGGACGCCCATCGATCAAGAGATGGCGCGAGACTAATTGCGCGACTTCTTGACTGTACTGACGCACGATCCACAGGGCTAAATCAACGTGGGCAAGAGCTGCGCCTGCCGTTACTCGTTGGTCTTGCACCACCAGCATTTGTGAATCATCGAGGATCACTTCCGGGAAACGTTTCCGGAAATCCGGGGCAAGCCACCATGTCGTTGTTGCCCGCACACCGTCTAGCAAACCCGCTGCGGCCAGCAGGTAGGTGCCAGTGCAGGCCGCAGTGACTAACGTGCCGGATTGATACCACTGCTGAATGACGCTCTGAGCTTCGATTATGTCAGGGCGTTGCAGTGCGGCATTCAGCAATTCCGGTGTTTTATCAGCCAATGCTGGAACGACCACAACGTCAGGATGGGGTAGGGAAGTGGCCAATGCTGCTGAAACGCCGAGGCCGAGATGCGTCTGGACGAATGAACGGACACCGACGATCGTCACTTCAAATGGCTCGCTGTCGCCTCGATCGGCGATAAATTCATTGCCCATCGCCAGGGTGTCCAGGATGGCGGTCAGCCCCGTGTCGAACATATTGTCCACGACCAGAACAAAGATCTTCATGTCGGAAATTCTATCTTTATTGGCGTTTACGACAATATGATAATCGCTTTTCGGCACCTACACTGAATCTCGTGAGCTCACAAATCACCCTTTTTTCAAGCAGGAGACCGAGTTACTATGTTGAGCCATGCGCTTGTCGTCAAAATTATTGCAAAGAACGATCGTAGTGAGGAAGTTGCGCAGTTTCTCTCTGGAGCATTGCCGTTGGCTGAGGCTGAAACCTTCACGCCAGTTTGGTTTGCCCTCCGGGCCGATGCTACTACGTTCTATATTGTTGATGCGTTCTCTAGCGTGGATGACCGTCAGCAGCATCTCGATGGACAGATTGCTGCGGCCCTGATGTCGAAGGCGGCCGAGCTGCTGGCCGAACCGCCTGTGATTGAGCGGGTGGATGTTATGGCTAGCAAGGTACCCGGTTCAATCTAAACCGCTTTTGGATGGGTGCAGCGGTCGGGTGAAGATTCGCTCTGGTTGTCCGGAACTTTCGCTCGCCGCTGACAATTTCCTGGCTTATCCACCTTTGCAACACAATGAGTATCCCTTGAAGCTGGCCAGCTGTTATTTGAGCAGTAAGCTGAGGGCACGGCGGACAAAGGTTGTCCAAGGTTCGGTCGGTGGGAAGATCAATGCGTAGAGCATGATGCCGCTCATGGTGTCGAAAACTAAACCGGAATCTAGGTCGGTAGGGACTTCGTTTCTGGCTTTTGCTCGATCGATGACGATCTCGAAGGCTTGGCGGCGGGGTTGGAGATATTTCTCCCAATAAATTTGTGCAAATCCGGCATTGCTGGAAGCACTGCTGATAATCATGGCAACGGCCTGCCGACCCAGTGGGGTGAGGGTGATTTGGGCCGCATTGGCAATCAGGGCGTCTATGTCACTCGAAATCGTACCTGTATCCGGAATTAAGACTTCTTCCCGCATAGTTTCGATGGCGTCAGCAATGAGTTCATTTTTGCTGCTATAGCGCCGATAGATGGTGGTTTTGCCGACGCCTGCCCGAGCGGCGATCGATTCAATGCTCATCGCCTCAAAGCCAACTTCGGACAACAATTCCAGTGCTGCTTTCAGGATTGCCTGGTGCGATGCGGCGCTACGTGGTCTTCCGGGTGATTTTTTCTTAGCATCGTTCATAGTGCTATTATGATTTACGATACTATGCCGTATCGAAATATGAATCAAACACCACTGTACATGGATAAGCACTGCACTCAAACCTTGCGAGAAGGTCTGGCGGAGTACTATGCGCTGAATCCCCACGTGACTGATCCAGGGACACAGCCTTCAGACTTTGGCCAAATCTTGCGAGCGCATGATGCAGGGCATGTGATTTATGGATGTGATACGGGAATGTCCGATGAGCTGAAAATTTTGCCGCTGTTTTGGTGGACGAGTAAGTGTACGTTTCGCACGTATTTGCAGATGAAAAATTCTCCGGCGGTTGATGTGATGTACGAGGACATGATCCGGGAGAAGGGTTCGCTGTGGCTATATGGAGCAGTTTTTCGGGTGTTGCCTGGGGTGATTCTGGAATTAATTCCAGTTTGGTTTAAAACTCGTAATCGTCAAAAGCTGGTGCCGTTTCTTGAGTTTGAGCCGTTGCTCGATCGTGCGCTTGTGGATATCCGCCAAGAATTTGATTTGTTGCCATTTATGAAATAGATAATTCAGCTAATACGTCTGCCCTGCGAATAAATTGTGGACTAATGGTGGTGGGATGTGCAGCAAGTAACAGATCGGTACTATCACAGCGCATGGTGCTATTTGAAAGGCTTGCTAATAGCGGCGGTTGATGCTGCTAGGTATGATGACGTGGATTGTCCGTAAGCGGCAGGAAGACTGTTATGTCGGGAGCATAGGCCGACTATGTCTGTTGATCACTCTATAATCGGAAGATAGGCAGAAAATTTCCGCTTTTGACCTGTAAATATGCGTAACTTGTCCATCTATCACGCCAGATTTAGGTAGATCGCTGGAAACTTTCCACCTACATAGTTGTTATTCCGCCAATCTCTAGAATGAGCCTACTCAAGAAGCCTCAGTTCGTATTTAATGCTAAATTGATCGATATTTGGTGGGGCGGGAATAGTGAGTGACCAAATAGACCTAGATGAATATAAACAGCAGGTAGCTGATCTGTACAGCAGTCGGAGTTCTCATTACGACAATGGAGATTGGCATCCTCGAATTGCTCACCGTCTTGTTGAATATGCACAACTTAATCAGGGGCAGCAGATCTTAGATATTGCCACTGGCACAGGGATGGTTGCGATCGAAGCCGCTCAAATTGTGGGTAATGAAGGTCAAGTGGTTGGAGTAGACATTTCATCTGGAATGATCAAACAAGCAAGACGAAAAGCTAAGGCATTAGGCTTGTGTAACATTGAATTTCAGCTTGCTGATGCCGAAGTGCTGAATTTTCCTGTAAGCACCTTTGATTACATATTCTGTTCATCTGCGTTGATTTGGATGTCTGATCTGCTAGGTGCATTGCGACTTTGGCATCGGTTTCTAAAACCAGGCGGAATAATTGGTTTTCATGCCTTTGCAGATACTGCTTTTCTAGGAGGAGTTGTGACACAAAAAGTCCTAGAAAAGTATGATATTTCCCTGTTGTTTAGCAAGCCAACAGGGACAATTGAAAAATGCCATGCTCTTCTCC belongs to Romeriopsis navalis LEGE 11480 and includes:
- a CDS encoding putative quinol monooxygenase; translation: MLSHALVVKIIAKNDRSEEVAQFLSGALPLAEAETFTPVWFALRADATTFYIVDAFSSVDDRQQHLDGQIAAALMSKAAELLAEPPVIERVDVMASKVPGSI
- a CDS encoding TetR/AcrR family transcriptional regulator encodes the protein MNDAKKKSPGRPRSAASHQAILKAALELLSEVGFEAMSIESIAARAGVGKTTIYRRYSSKNELIADAIETMREEVLIPDTGTISSDIDALIANAAQITLTPLGRQAVAMIISSASSNAGFAQIYWEKYLQPRRQAFEIVIDRAKARNEVPTDLDSGLVFDTMSGIMLYALIFPPTEPWTTFVRRALSLLLK
- a CDS encoding GlxA family transcriptional regulator — encoded protein: MKIFVLVVDNMFDTGLTAILDTLAMGNEFIADRGDSEPFEVTIVGVRSFVQTHLGLGVSAALATSLPHPDVVVVPALADKTPELLNAALQRPDIIEAQSVIQQWYQSGTLVTAACTGTYLLAAAGLLDGVRATTTWWLAPDFRKRFPEVILDDSQMLVVQDQRVTAGAALAHVDLALWIVRQYSQEVAQLVSRHLLIDGRPSQAVYAIANHLAHNDSLIERFQHWVRQNLTSFTMTDAANAMAVSERTLQRRCRDVLGRTPIAFVQDLRIEQAIYRLQTTDTSVEAIAEAVGYLDGVTLRTLLRKKTGCSVSELRRINK
- a CDS encoding class I SAM-dependent methyltransferase produces the protein MSDQIDLDEYKQQVADLYSSRSSHYDNGDWHPRIAHRLVEYAQLNQGQQILDIATGTGMVAIEAAQIVGNEGQVVGVDISSGMIKQARRKAKALGLCNIEFQLADAEVLNFPVSTFDYIFCSSALIWMSDLLGALRLWHRFLKPGGIIGFHAFADTAFLGGVVTQKVLEKYDISLLFSKPTGTIEKCHALLQQAGFDEIDIKSEPDGRYISLEKAKGMWSGDGSFPAPGQHPNPSLQLTSKQLAQARVEFDAELEKLQTKQGIWDDSTIFYSFGRKAT